One segment of Arthrobacter sp. MMS18-M83 DNA contains the following:
- a CDS encoding HIRAN domain-containing protein: MEHHGTYTFRYFPGVENNPNFRPIPGFRDVSRTYESTVLFPFFSGRIMSHRRPDRVEWLQKLGLPADAAPFEILARSFGKRVADTYEMFAEPEVDLAEDSLRFLVPVHGLKYQSAAAQELVDSGRLKEGAGLRVVAEPDNVADPRAQAIQTETGERIGYVPAPVLDYVKLLNQSGLFDAVVAAVNPSSDGLHLRVLMWLEWRTLQLDPQNSAQLPV; this comes from the coding sequence ATGGAACACCATGGGACATACACTTTTCGCTACTTCCCAGGCGTTGAGAACAACCCCAACTTCCGACCAATTCCTGGTTTCCGTGACGTCTCGCGCACCTATGAGTCAACCGTTCTCTTTCCATTCTTTTCGGGGCGAATCATGAGCCATCGGCGGCCCGATCGAGTTGAGTGGTTGCAGAAGCTCGGACTCCCTGCTGACGCCGCCCCCTTTGAGATTTTGGCTCGGTCATTTGGAAAACGAGTTGCCGATACGTATGAGATGTTTGCCGAGCCGGAGGTTGACCTGGCTGAAGACTCATTGCGCTTCTTAGTGCCTGTTCACGGACTCAAGTATCAAAGCGCGGCAGCTCAGGAGCTGGTCGACTCCGGGCGACTCAAGGAGGGGGCGGGCCTTCGAGTTGTTGCAGAGCCAGACAACGTTGCGGATCCAAGGGCTCAGGCGATCCAAACTGAGACGGGCGAACGAATCGGCTACGTGCCAGCGCCCGTTTTGGACTATGTTAAGTTACTAAATCAATCCGGATTGTTTGATGCCGTGGTTGCTGCTGTAAATCCCTCCTCGGACGGCTTGCATCTCCGCGTTCTCATGTGGCTGGAGTGGAGGACTTTGCAACTGGATCCGCAGAATTCAGCGCAGTTGCCGGTGTGA
- a CDS encoding HipA domain-containing protein yields MSGSSDPRFEAVDLTGWLLDRDEPSGENEKTWFRDPESPDRRWIYKPNRENRSEHEDRSELVASILAQQFGIPSADVRLGYLKGSRGCLSRNIVSNEDNELEHASLYLSEFVENFDPRAKGSTGHSEHWIRTILEQLEPPIAAPVEGLRAVDWFAGYLIFDALIGNTDRHSENWAIEITPKGTMHLAPSYDHATSLGVTTRGPRLARVLSSEALLKQFAMKATAYRFEGHTKTSLVDFAAHFLEGCGPDAQRYWRESVLQFEVGVANRIIEQSKMSAEATRLAAKIVSINKERLVSCLGC; encoded by the coding sequence TTGTCGGGCTCATCAGACCCCCGGTTCGAAGCCGTGGACCTAACGGGCTGGCTGTTGGATCGGGATGAACCATCGGGCGAAAACGAGAAGACCTGGTTCAGAGACCCGGAGTCGCCGGACCGCCGTTGGATCTATAAGCCGAACCGAGAGAACCGCAGCGAGCATGAGGATCGCTCAGAGCTGGTGGCTAGCATCCTCGCACAGCAGTTCGGCATCCCTTCAGCCGACGTGCGACTCGGATACCTCAAAGGCTCTCGAGGGTGTCTCTCTCGGAACATAGTCAGCAACGAGGACAACGAGCTCGAACACGCATCACTGTATCTGTCCGAGTTCGTAGAGAACTTCGACCCGCGTGCCAAGGGCTCGACGGGACACAGTGAGCACTGGATCAGAACGATCTTAGAGCAGTTGGAGCCGCCCATCGCGGCCCCAGTTGAAGGACTGAGGGCTGTTGACTGGTTCGCTGGATACCTGATTTTTGACGCCCTCATTGGGAACACCGATCGACACAGCGAAAATTGGGCGATCGAAATCACTCCCAAAGGAACGATGCACTTGGCGCCGTCCTATGATCACGCAACATCTCTTGGCGTCACCACGAGAGGGCCCCGTTTGGCGAGGGTGCTCTCGTCGGAGGCGCTTCTGAAGCAGTTTGCGATGAAAGCCACAGCGTATCGGTTCGAGGGACATACGAAGACTTCGCTGGTTGATTTCGCAGCGCACTTCCTGGAAGGGTGCGGCCCGGACGCGCAGCGGTACTGGCGGGAGTCTGTGCTTCAATTCGAGGTTGGGGTAGCGAATCGGATCATTGAACAAAGTAAAATGTCAGCGGAGGCCACTAGGCTGGCTGCAAAGATTGTCAGCATTAACAAGGAAAGGTTGGTTTCATGTCTCGGCTGCTGA